The Dokdonia donghaensis DSW-1 DNA window CACGTATGATGTTTCTTATTTGAATGAGGTTACCCATAGATGTGTTTAGTTTGCTATTAGAAGATGTTACACACAATTTGTTACACAATTTACTTAAAAATGTAAGTAAGATGTAAAGATGCTTGATTTAACCACAGTTATAATAGTATAGATTATCCTCAATTATAACTTGATGTAAAAATCTTCTTTGGCTTGTTTGGGTCTAAAAAATACCATTCCAAAATAAAAGGCATCTATCGTAGCTGTTACTTGTGGTAGTGCTTTTATATACTCCCAGGCTTCTGTCATTTCTTGTGACCAGTGTATGTCGTCAAAAACCCATACACTCTCATCGCTTACAGTAGCTAGAAGTTTATTTACATAGTTTATAGTGGCATCTCTAGCGTGATTACCATCAAAGTATATGAAGTCAAAATTCTTCTTTATGTGGTTGTCTAGCTCTGTAGTAAAGTCGCCTACGCAAATTTTTACGTTTTTTATACCCGCATTATCTAGCTCTTGTTGTGCTATTTGAGCCGTCTGAGGGCAGCCTTCTATACTTGTGACTTGGGCATTACTCTTTATAGCTAGTGCTGCAGTTGCAATACCAAGTGAAGTGCCTAGTTCTAGTACCTCTTGAGGCTGAAAGTAGGCAATAAGGCGCTGGAGTAATAAAATACGTTTATGAGTTGCTCCAGCATAGGTGGCGATGTCCTTTATCTTTCTTTCGGCAGACTTAAATACCCGTGAGCCAGCACCATAATCTGTTACTGTGATGGTTTGCTGGTTATCTAGCAATGACTTTTTATAGGCGTATAACTGTTGTGAGATGCTAGGGTCACTCTTTCCTCGTAATACTTCCTTCTCTAGTTTAAATATAAAAGGGGAGTGTATCCCGTGTAGATGAAAGGTTTTGGGGAGCCATTTTATATAAGCAAGCGCAGTATGTAAACTATTATTTGCGATAACGAGTGTTTTTAAAACAGAGGGTTTACAGGTGTTTGGATAACGGTTACTCTTCCATTTTTGAGCTCAGTTCAAACCAGCGTTCTTCTTTTGCCTCTATGTCGTCTATTATTTTTTGAAGTTTTATGCTCTCTTCTGTAATCTCATCTTGAGAAAGATCAGGATTTAAAAATACTTTTTGTTTTTCTTCCTTTTGTCGCTCTAGCTTTGCAATCTCACGTTCTAGTTTTGCGTGCTCCTTTTGCTCATTAAAAGAGAGTGCTCCTTTGTGCTGTTTTTCTTTCCAGCTTTTGTTGTCACTTGCTGTTTGAGTTATAGATGCTTCAAATTTTTGCTTGTTTTCTAGCTGTGCTTGTTCTTTTTCTGCTTTCGCGAAAGCGTTACTTATCCCACCCTCGTATGCTCTAAAGTCTGAGTAGTTACCCGGGAAGTTTTCTACCACGGCATCTCCTTTAAAAACAAAGAGGTGGTCTACTATTTTATCCATAAAGTAACGGTCGTGAGAAACCACCACTAGACACCCTGGGAAATCTAATAGAAATTGCTCAAGTACGTTGAGCGTTACTACATCTAGGTCATTTGTAGGTTCATCCAGAATTAAAAAGTTAGGATTCTGAATAAAAACGGTACATAGATAGAGTCGCTTGCGCTCCCCACCACTTAGTCGCTCTACAAAGTCATACTGCTTCTTACGGTCAAACAAGAAACGTTCTAAGAGTTGGCCAGCAGAGATGGTACGTCCTTTTTTAAGAGGGATGTGATCTCCAAACTCCTTGATGACATCTATCACCTTTTGCCCCTCTTTTATGGCGATTCCTTTCTGCGTGTAATAACCAAATTTTACCGTGTCGCCCACAATCACTTTTCCAGTGTCTGGGGGTAATGCACCGGTCATTATATTAAGGAATGTGGTTTTACCAGTACCATTTTTACCTATGATACCTACACGCTCACCCGTTTTAAAAACATACTCAAACTTGTTGAGTAAGGTGAGATCCCCATATGATTTACCTACATTATGAAACTCAAGGATTTTACTCCCCATACGCTCCATATTAATCTCTAGTTGTACCGTGTGATCATTGCGGCGCTCGTGAGCACGCGATTTTATCTCTGCAAAGTCGTCTATACGAGATTTTGACTTTGTGGTACGAGCTTTAGGCTGGCGGCGCATCCACTCCAGCTCTTTTTTATATAGCTGTTTTGCTTTACCCGTTTCTGCCTCCCAGGCAGCAACGCGAGCATCTTTGTTTTCTAGATAGTAAGCATAGTTACCTTTATAGCTGTAGAGTTTACCATTTTCTAACTCTACAATCTCATTACACACGTTTTCTAAAAAGTAACGGTCGTGTGTAACCATAAAAAGCGTGATGTTTTCTGTTCTAAAATAATCCTCGAGCCACTCTATCATCTCTAGGTCAAGGTGGTTAGTAGGTTCATCTAGAATAGCCAGATCAGGTTTAGTAAGCATCATCTGGGCAAGTGCGAGGCGCTTCTTTTGTCCACCACTTAGTAACTCAACCTTACGGCCTAGGTCGTCTAGCTTGAGCTTAAAAAGAATCTGTTTATACTGCGTCTCAAAATCCCAAGCTTGTGCTGCTTCCATAGCATCAAAGGCTTTTTGGTAAGCATCTGCCTCTTCCATATGGAGAAGTGCCTTCTCATAGTTTGCAATGGTTTTAAGTATAGGGTTATCTCCTGCAAATATGGTTTCTTCTATCGTAAGGCTTGGGTCTAAGTCTGGTTCTTGTGGTAAGAAAGAAATGGTAATACCCTTTCTGCTCACGACCTGTCCATCATCTGGCGATTCAAGACCAGCAATGATGTTGAGGAGTGAGGTTTTACCTGTACCGTTTTTGGCAACAAAACCTATTTTTTGGTCCTTATTAATTCCAAAAGCGATGTCTTTAAAAAGGTGGCGTTCACCAAATGATTTTGATACGTTTTCTACAGAGAGGTAGTTCATTGTGTGTTGTGTGGATGCGGTATGCTGCATCTTTTATGATATAGCACAGTGTAAATCTGTAAACTATAAATATGATAAAGGTTTTTTTTACGCTTTCGCGAAAGCAAAAATAAGGCTTCCCAAAAGAACTATAGCGTTTTACGAGATGCTCTCTCTCCGAATATTGATACTTTTTTGGAAAATTTTAAGCGATGAAATACACACCTCTCTGTGAAAGTTTTATTTTTATCGATGAAAGTCTATATTTGTGAGCCTAACACAACTTAAATGAGATACCCATTATTATTATTGATACTCGTGATTATGGCGAGTACAGCATCTTGTGTACCTCTCAAGGATATCACATATCTTCAAGAAAATGAGAATGCTACAGATAGTATAGTCTCGCTACAACAACAGCAACCTCCATACAGAGTTCAAGTAGGTGATATATTAAGTATACGTCTTAAGGCACTAGACCAGCAACTTGTTGAGTTTTTTAATCCATCTGGAGAAGAGGGTGTATCGCTTAACGAGGGTTTTTATTATGATGGCTTTGCTATAGATACTCACGGTAATATACGTGTGCCAGAACTAGGAGAGATAAACGTACTAGGGAGAACAACTGAAGAAATACGTGAGATTATAGAGCAACGATTACTAGCAGATTATATAAAAGACGAAGCAGATCTTTTTGTTACGGTAAAACTACCAGGAATACGATACACGCTAGTAGGAGAAATAGGGAGCTCAGGAACACAAAATGTACTCGCCGAAAAAGTGACTATACTAGAAGCCATTGCAAATGCTGGTGGAGTACCTATAACGGGAGATCTTACAGATGTACTCATTATAAGACAGTACCCAGGGGGGCAACGCGTGCATCACATAGATCTTACTCAAATAGATGTAATGCAGTCACCTTATTACTACATACAACCTAACGATATTATTACTGTAAACCCATTACCACAAAAAGCGATAGGGATAGGTACTACCGGCTTACAGGCCTTTACCACCATACTAGGACTAGTTACAACACTAGCTTCTGTTATTTTACTAGCAACACGATAGAAGATGGAAGAAGAGTTTGACCCACAGAGTTCTGGAAGTTTTTTTGATTTTAAGGGCTTCTTATACAGGTTACTTAGTTACTGGTGGCTGTTTTTAATATGTCTAGTCATTACATTTTCTATAGCTCGCTATATCAATGTGCGCAAAGTTCCAATTTATAGAGAGACCAGCTTGATCTCCATTAAAGATGATCAAAACCAAATGTTTGGGGGTAATACCAGTCTCGTTTTTAACTGGGGAGGAACTACAGATAAGGTCCAGACCAGTATTATAATGCTTAAGTCGCGTACACACGCAGAGCGAGTAGTACAGTATTTACAATTTTACATCAATTACCAGAAG harbors:
- a CDS encoding O-methyltransferase — translated: MLDNQQTITVTDYGAGSRVFKSAERKIKDIATYAGATHKRILLLQRLIAYFQPQEVLELGTSLGIATAALAIKSNAQVTSIEGCPQTAQIAQQELDNAGIKNVKICVGDFTTELDNHIKKNFDFIYFDGNHARDATINYVNKLLATVSDESVWVFDDIHWSQEMTEAWEYIKALPQVTATIDAFYFGMVFFRPKQAKEDFYIKL
- a CDS encoding ABC-F family ATP-binding cassette domain-containing protein; the encoded protein is MNYLSVENVSKSFGERHLFKDIAFGINKDQKIGFVAKNGTGKTSLLNIIAGLESPDDGQVVSRKGITISFLPQEPDLDPSLTIEETIFAGDNPILKTIANYEKALLHMEEADAYQKAFDAMEAAQAWDFETQYKQILFKLKLDDLGRKVELLSGGQKKRLALAQMMLTKPDLAILDEPTNHLDLEMIEWLEDYFRTENITLFMVTHDRYFLENVCNEIVELENGKLYSYKGNYAYYLENKDARVAAWEAETGKAKQLYKKELEWMRRQPKARTTKSKSRIDDFAEIKSRAHERRNDHTVQLEINMERMGSKILEFHNVGKSYGDLTLLNKFEYVFKTGERVGIIGKNGTGKTTFLNIMTGALPPDTGKVIVGDTVKFGYYTQKGIAIKEGQKVIDVIKEFGDHIPLKKGRTISAGQLLERFLFDRKKQYDFVERLSGGERKRLYLCTVFIQNPNFLILDEPTNDLDVVTLNVLEQFLLDFPGCLVVVSHDRYFMDKIVDHLFVFKGDAVVENFPGNYSDFRAYEGGISNAFAKAEKEQAQLENKQKFEASITQTASDNKSWKEKQHKGALSFNEQKEHAKLEREIAKLERQKEEKQKVFLNPDLSQDEITEESIKLQKIIDDIEAKEERWFELSSKMEE
- a CDS encoding polysaccharide biosynthesis/export family protein → MRYPLLLLILVIMASTASCVPLKDITYLQENENATDSIVSLQQQQPPYRVQVGDILSIRLKALDQQLVEFFNPSGEEGVSLNEGFYYDGFAIDTHGNIRVPELGEINVLGRTTEEIREIIEQRLLADYIKDEADLFVTVKLPGIRYTLVGEIGSSGTQNVLAEKVTILEAIANAGGVPITGDLTDVLIIRQYPGGQRVHHIDLTQIDVMQSPYYYIQPNDIITVNPLPQKAIGIGTTGLQAFTTILGLVTTLASVILLATR